From Halotia branconii CENA392, the proteins below share one genomic window:
- the nth gene encoding endonuclease III translates to MGTKIVSVSTTPKSLSKKQRVLEILVRLKHLYPDAVCSLNYSTPVQLLVATILSAQCTDERVNKVTPALFARFPDAASLAIADLVELENLVRSTGFYRNKAKNIQAACRMIVAEFDSVVPNQMPQLLQLPGVARKTANVVLAHAYGINAGVTVDTHVKRLSQRLGLTENPDPTRIEKDLMELLPQTDWENWSIRLIYHGRAICKARSPNCEACQLADLCPSGLSTQK, encoded by the coding sequence ATGGGTACAAAAATTGTTTCAGTGAGTACCACGCCTAAATCACTATCCAAGAAGCAACGGGTACTAGAAATTCTAGTTCGCCTAAAGCATCTTTATCCAGATGCAGTTTGCTCTTTGAACTACTCAACACCAGTGCAACTGCTGGTGGCTACTATTCTTTCTGCTCAGTGTACAGATGAACGAGTAAATAAAGTCACACCAGCTTTGTTTGCTCGGTTTCCCGATGCAGCTAGTTTGGCGATCGCTGATTTAGTAGAATTAGAAAACTTGGTACGTTCTACAGGGTTTTATCGCAATAAAGCGAAAAATATTCAAGCGGCGTGTCGCATGATTGTTGCTGAGTTTGACTCTGTTGTACCCAACCAAATGCCACAGTTGTTGCAACTTCCTGGTGTGGCGCGCAAAACAGCCAATGTAGTCTTAGCTCATGCTTATGGCATTAATGCTGGCGTAACCGTAGACACTCATGTTAAGCGCCTCAGCCAACGTTTGGGTTTAACTGAAAATCCAGACCCAACTCGCATAGAAAAAGATTTAATGGAGTTGTTACCGCAAACAGATTGGGAAAATTGGTCGATTCGGCTAATTTATCATGGTCGTGCTATCTGTAAAGCACGGTCTCCCAATTGTGAAGCGTGTCAACTTGCTGATTTATGTCCTAGTGGTCTGTCAACTCAAAAATGA
- the rseP gene encoding RIP metalloprotease RseP encodes MSVLAAIAVLAVLILVHELGHFIAARSQGIHVNRFSLGFGPILWKYQGSQTEYAIRAFPLGGFVGFPDDDPDSDIPPNDPNLLRNRPILDRAIVISAGVIANLIFAYFLLVAQIGFIGIPQTSLPQPGVLIQQLAPDVSSVAQKAGIEKGDVILAANQTKFGTSPQELEALREIIKTNAGKPVKLEIARGDQKLSLNVVPEAKANGEGSVGVGLSPNVKVERHPVTNPLKALNKGAVEFQRIITMTFKGFGQLVTNFGETAGQVAGPIKIVQIGSSIAQNDTGSLFFFAALISINLAIINILPLPALDGGQLAFLLIEGVRGKPLPTRVQEGVMQTGLMLLLGLGIFLIVKETTQLTSQLEWVQKLFQ; translated from the coding sequence ATGTCAGTTTTAGCAGCGATCGCAGTCTTGGCTGTTCTGATCTTGGTACACGAGCTGGGACATTTTATTGCAGCCCGTTCTCAAGGTATTCACGTTAACCGTTTTTCTTTAGGGTTTGGCCCAATTCTTTGGAAGTACCAAGGATCACAAACCGAATATGCTATCCGCGCCTTTCCTTTGGGTGGCTTTGTTGGCTTTCCCGACGATGACCCAGATAGTGATATTCCACCCAATGACCCGAACCTGCTGCGTAATCGGCCGATTTTAGATCGGGCGATCGTCATCAGTGCTGGAGTAATCGCAAATTTAATATTTGCTTACTTCCTTTTAGTAGCCCAGATTGGCTTTATTGGTATACCACAAACCAGCCTACCTCAACCAGGAGTTTTAATCCAACAGCTAGCACCAGATGTTAGTTCTGTAGCCCAAAAAGCAGGTATTGAAAAAGGAGATGTGATTTTAGCTGCTAATCAAACAAAATTTGGTACATCGCCGCAAGAATTAGAAGCTTTAAGGGAAATCATTAAAACGAATGCAGGTAAGCCAGTTAAATTAGAAATTGCTCGTGGCGACCAAAAGTTATCTTTGAATGTAGTTCCCGAAGCTAAAGCCAATGGTGAAGGTAGTGTCGGTGTTGGACTTTCTCCCAACGTCAAAGTAGAGCGTCATCCCGTTACTAACCCGCTGAAAGCCTTAAACAAGGGTGCAGTAGAATTTCAGCGCATCATTACGATGACATTTAAAGGCTTTGGGCAGCTAGTTACCAACTTTGGCGAAACGGCTGGCCAAGTAGCAGGGCCGATTAAAATTGTGCAAATCGGTTCCAGTATTGCCCAAAATGATACGGGTAGTTTATTTTTCTTTGCGGCTTTAATCAGCATTAACTTGGCAATCATCAATATTTTGCCTCTACCAGCTTTGGATGGCGGACAACTGGCGTTTTTGCTGATTGAAGGTGTGCGTGGTAAGCCTTTACCCACCCGCGTCCAAGAAGGTGTCATGCAAACAGGTTTAATGCTACTGTTAGGACTGGGAATTTTTCTGATTGTTAAAGAAACCACCCAGCTTACTAGTCAGTTGGAATGGGTACAAAAATTGTTTCAGTGA
- a CDS encoding Nif11-like leader peptide family natural product precursor → MYYQLWNFFLKEDQYLFWKEKIKFNKKSDKLTWQNIIDFLGLIEQTFLLKSQLGKTNTIEQFIKLSTENGYNFTAEELAWFITTRKQIWDLFDLAQKTPSLKEQLLTAKSPQGFIKIATENGYDFSVEELAWLLTEIKASPKLVSINNSVGEILTVSNYGRIETGYWIWLAEYWGIVPPFCHCHQLGTLFSQYMDNPFLPDRCFLPKSYFNQRFLSRVYSNPV, encoded by the coding sequence ATGTATTATCAGCTGTGGAATTTTTTCTTGAAAGAAGACCAGTATCTTTTCTGGAAAGAGAAGATAAAATTTAACAAAAAGTCTGATAAATTGACTTGGCAAAACATTATCGATTTTTTGGGATTAATAGAACAAACCTTTTTATTAAAAAGTCAATTAGGAAAAACTAATACTATTGAGCAATTTATCAAGTTATCTACAGAAAATGGTTATAACTTCACCGCAGAGGAACTTGCTTGGTTTATAACTACAAGGAAACAGATTTGGGATCTTTTTGATTTAGCACAAAAAACCCCATCTCTTAAAGAACAATTACTAACAGCCAAAAGTCCGCAGGGTTTTATTAAAATAGCTACTGAAAATGGCTATGATTTTTCTGTAGAAGAGTTAGCTTGGCTCTTAACTGAAATTAAGGCATCTCCCAAACTAGTCTCTATAAATAACAGTGTTGGGGAGATTCTAACAGTATCAAATTACGGCAGAATTGAAACAGGATATTGGATTTGGCTAGCAGAATATTGGGGAATTGTACCACCATTTTGTCATTGTCATCAGCTAGGTACTTTATTTTCTCAATATATGGACAATCCTTTTCTGCCTGATCGCTGTTTTTTACCTAAAAGTTACTTTAATCAACGTTTCTTAAGTCGAGTATATAGTAATCCGGTTTGA
- a CDS encoding nuclear transport factor 2 family protein, whose protein sequence is MPDNSSPKIELLRAAYAAFNARDIDAALAIMTPDVAWPKAFKGGFVHSPQEVRAYWTEQWNEINPHVEPTSFHSEDDGRVLVNVHQVVRDLAGNLLADEYVGHRFTIEHGLIRSMEVCPLPSSSQNT, encoded by the coding sequence ATGCCAGATAATTCTTCGCCAAAAATCGAACTGCTGCGCGCGGCCTACGCAGCTTTCAACGCACGAGACATCGATGCCGCCCTCGCCATCATGACTCCTGACGTGGCTTGGCCAAAAGCGTTCAAAGGTGGTTTTGTCCATAGCCCTCAGGAAGTCCGCGCTTATTGGACAGAGCAATGGAACGAGATCAACCCGCATGTGGAACCAACTTCCTTTCACTCAGAAGATGACGGGCGTGTTTTGGTCAATGTGCATCAGGTCGTGCGCGACTTGGCGGGGAATCTTCTCGCCGATGAGTATGTTGGCCATCGCTTCACCATCGAGCATGGTCTGATCCGAAGCATGGAAGTTTGTCCACTTCCATCATCCAGCCAAAACACCTGA
- a CDS encoding glucose-6-phosphate isomerase, whose product MDATALWQRYQNWLYFHEGLGLYLDVSRMRFDDAFVESLLPKFDKAFADMTQLEKGAIANPDEDRMVGHYWLRNPDLAPTPELTQEIVQTLENIEAFAEKVQTGAIHPPKASRFTDIISIGIGGSALGPQFVAEALSPDFPPLKIHFIDNSDPAGIDRILNHLRNSLASTLVLVISKSGGTPEPRNGMIEVKKAYAGHNLDFAKYAVAITSVDSNLDKIAQAEGWLARFPMYDWVGGRTSEMSAVGLVPAALQGIDVRAMLDGAKEMDDATRVQDLKNNPAALLALAWYFSGNGRGEKDMVVLPYKDSLLLFSRYLQQLVMESLGKEKDLDGNTVYQGIAVYGNKGSTDQHAYVQQLREGVPNFFATLIEVLEDRNSPSPEIEPGVTSGDFLSGFLQGTRQALYENHRDSITVTIPQVNPRTVGALIALYERAVGLYASLVNINAYHQPGVEAGKKAAAAILDLQTRVVAVLQKEKTALSLEEVAEKAGAADQVEPIYKILRHLYANHRGVVFHGDLGQPSSLKVSAS is encoded by the coding sequence ATGGATGCAACGGCACTTTGGCAACGATACCAAAATTGGTTATATTTCCACGAGGGATTAGGACTTTACTTAGATGTAAGTCGGATGCGTTTTGATGACGCTTTCGTGGAGTCGTTGCTGCCGAAGTTTGACAAGGCGTTTGCGGATATGACCCAATTAGAAAAGGGTGCGATCGCTAACCCCGATGAAGACCGCATGGTTGGCCATTACTGGTTGCGAAATCCTGATTTAGCACCCACTCCAGAACTTACACAAGAAATTGTCCAAACTCTAGAAAATATTGAAGCCTTTGCTGAAAAAGTCCAAACAGGTGCTATTCATCCTCCTAAAGCCAGTCGTTTTACCGATATAATTTCCATTGGCATTGGTGGTTCTGCTTTAGGACCTCAATTTGTCGCAGAAGCCCTTTCCCCAGATTTTCCACCTCTGAAAATTCACTTTATCGACAATAGCGACCCCGCAGGTATTGATCGCATTCTCAATCATCTACGAAATAGCCTTGCTAGCACCTTGGTTCTAGTCATCTCCAAATCTGGAGGCACGCCAGAACCCCGCAATGGCATGATTGAAGTCAAAAAAGCTTACGCTGGACATAATTTAGATTTTGCCAAATATGCTGTAGCGATTACCAGCGTTGATAGCAATTTAGATAAAATAGCACAAGCTGAAGGCTGGCTAGCTAGGTTCCCCATGTATGACTGGGTGGGAGGACGCACTTCCGAAATGTCTGCTGTGGGTTTAGTACCAGCAGCATTGCAGGGTATTGATGTTCGCGCCATGCTAGATGGTGCAAAAGAAATGGATGACGCTACCCGCGTTCAAGACTTGAAAAATAATCCTGCTGCTTTATTGGCTTTGGCTTGGTATTTTTCTGGTAATGGACGGGGTGAAAAAGACATGGTTGTCCTGCCGTACAAGGATAGCCTACTGTTGTTCAGTCGCTATTTGCAACAGCTAGTAATGGAGTCCTTGGGTAAAGAAAAGGACTTAGACGGCAATACTGTCTATCAAGGCATCGCTGTTTATGGTAATAAAGGTTCTACAGATCAACACGCTTACGTCCAGCAGTTGCGTGAAGGTGTCCCAAATTTCTTTGCTACCCTAATTGAAGTTTTGGAAGATCGCAATAGTCCCTCGCCAGAAATAGAGCCAGGAGTTACATCGGGCGATTTTCTTTCTGGTTTTCTGCAAGGAACTCGACAAGCACTTTACGAAAATCATCGCGATTCAATTACAGTCACTATTCCCCAAGTCAATCCCCGGACTGTCGGGGCATTAATTGCTTTGTATGAACGCGCTGTTGGTTTGTATGCCAGCTTAGTAAATATCAACGCTTACCATCAACCAGGGGTGGAAGCTGGTAAAAAAGCCGCAGCCGCCATTCTTGATTTACAAACACGAGTAGTAGCAGTACTGCAAAAAGAAAAAACTGCTCTGTCTTTAGAAGAAGTCGCCGAGAAAGCAGGTGCTGCTGACCAAGTTGAACCAATTTACAAGATTCTGCGTCATCTGTACGCCAATCATCGCGGTGTGGTTTTTCATGGTGATCTAGGTCAACCTAGTAGTTTGAAAGTTTCTGCTAGCTAA
- a CDS encoding cytotoxic translational repressor of toxin-antitoxin stability system has translation MSLEVRYARSFLVDLKSLEPAAYQRVYDFVFFEFAEKGLLHSLPELRQLDSGRIFHRFTIDDYLVGIEIRGEIVKFLRVIPMPDV, from the coding sequence ATGAGTCTGGAAGTGCGCTATGCCAGGTCTTTTTTAGTAGACCTGAAGAGTTTAGAGCCAGCTGCCTACCAGCGGGTATATGATTTTGTCTTTTTTGAGTTTGCTGAAAAGGGACTTTTGCATAGTCTGCCAGAATTACGGCAGTTGGATAGTGGCAGGATTTTTCATCGTTTTACTATAGATGATTATCTTGTCGGTATAGAGATTAGAGGCGAAATTGTCAAATTTCTGCGGGTCATACCTATGCCAGATGTTTAA
- a CDS encoding branched-chain amino acid ABC transporter permease translates to MTDYLIFLAISTAIFALFGLGLNLQWGFTGLINFGHIAFMTLGAYTTVLLSFKGVPLFISAVIGAIVAALLGLIIGFATLRLREDYLAIVTIGTGELIRLVVNNQELPVGDIWISGAFGVQSYRIPLSTEPNLFFRLGMIGLLTLLVVVTLLALWRWIRTAQKSLVADFAHKISSKQELATRLGVGIVFALLTIAIYISGVIGLYNYNPKAGLMLLALLTLAFVFWRLEVLVRSPWGRVLKAIREDEEIPKAMGKNVFWYKMQSLMLGGAIAGVAGAFFAWQLSAIYPDNFQPQLTFDAWIMVTLGGSGNNIGTILGAVIYFAYDALTREVLPKFVPLDEARLGAFRIMVIGLILMVLMIWRPQGILGKKEELTLGK, encoded by the coding sequence ATGACTGACTATCTAATCTTTCTAGCAATTTCTACGGCAATTTTTGCCCTGTTCGGTTTGGGACTCAACTTACAGTGGGGTTTTACAGGGTTAATTAACTTTGGTCATATTGCTTTTATGACCCTAGGGGCTTATACAACGGTATTGTTAAGCTTCAAAGGTGTTCCCCTATTTATTTCAGCAGTGATTGGGGCAATAGTCGCGGCTTTGTTGGGTTTGATCATTGGTTTTGCAACTCTGCGCTTGCGGGAGGATTATTTGGCAATTGTCACCATCGGCACAGGAGAATTAATTCGTTTGGTGGTAAATAACCAGGAATTACCTGTGGGTGACATTTGGATATCAGGAGCGTTTGGGGTACAAAGTTATCGTATACCCTTATCTACAGAGCCGAATCTGTTTTTTAGACTAGGGATGATTGGACTGTTGACGCTGTTGGTTGTGGTAACTTTATTGGCATTGTGGCGCTGGATTCGGACTGCTCAAAAATCTTTGGTTGCTGATTTCGCTCACAAAATAAGTAGTAAGCAAGAATTAGCCACACGTTTGGGTGTAGGTATTGTATTTGCTCTTTTGACGATCGCCATTTATATTTCTGGAGTTATCGGCCTGTACAATTACAATCCAAAAGCGGGTTTAATGCTGTTGGCACTTTTGACATTAGCTTTTGTATTTTGGCGCTTAGAAGTTTTAGTGCGATCGCCTTGGGGTAGAGTCCTCAAAGCTATCCGTGAGGACGAAGAAATACCCAAAGCAATGGGGAAAAACGTTTTTTGGTACAAAATGCAATCGCTGATGCTTGGCGGGGCGATCGCAGGGGTTGCTGGTGCTTTTTTTGCTTGGCAACTTAGCGCCATTTATCCTGACAATTTTCAACCACAGCTAACTTTTGACGCTTGGATTATGGTGACTTTAGGTGGTTCTGGCAATAATATCGGCACAATTTTAGGTGCAGTAATTTACTTTGCTTACGATGCCCTCACTAGAGAAGTATTACCAAAATTTGTCCCTCTTGATGAAGCGCGTCTGGGTGCATTTCGCATTATGGTAATTGGTTTAATTTTGATGGTACTGATGATTTGGCGACCTCAAGGTATCTTAGGGAAAAAGGAGGAACTCACCCTTGGAAAATAA
- a CDS encoding ABC transporter ATP-binding protein: MENNSLPLLVATGLCKSFGGIKAVHDARIEVAKGSITGLIGPNGAGKTTLFNLLSNFIRSDKGRVIFDGEPIQHLQPYQIAQQGIVRTFQVARTLSRLSVLENMLLAAQKQTGENFWQVQLQPHVVAKEEKQLTEQAMFLLESVGLAQKAHEYAGGLSGGQRKLLEMGRALMTNPKLILLDEPAAGVNPRLIDDICDRIVTWNRRDGMTFLIIEHNMDVIMSLCDRVWVLAEGQNLADGNPAEIQNNQKVLEAYLGK, from the coding sequence TTGGAAAATAACTCACTTCCTCTATTGGTAGCAACTGGACTTTGCAAAAGCTTTGGTGGGATTAAAGCAGTTCATGACGCAAGAATTGAAGTTGCCAAAGGTAGTATTACTGGCTTAATTGGCCCCAATGGTGCTGGTAAAACTACTTTATTTAATTTACTCTCTAACTTCATTCGCTCAGATAAAGGACGAGTAATTTTTGACGGCGAACCCATCCAACATTTACAACCATACCAAATCGCCCAGCAGGGAATAGTCCGCACCTTTCAAGTTGCTAGGACTCTCTCGCGGTTGTCGGTGTTAGAAAATATGCTATTGGCAGCACAAAAACAAACAGGTGAGAATTTTTGGCAGGTGCAGTTACAGCCGCATGTTGTCGCTAAAGAAGAAAAGCAATTAACAGAACAGGCGATGTTTTTGTTAGAATCCGTGGGATTAGCCCAAAAAGCCCACGAATATGCCGGTGGTTTATCTGGTGGACAACGCAAACTGCTAGAAATGGGAAGGGCGTTGATGACTAATCCGAAGTTAATTTTATTAGATGAACCCGCCGCGGGGGTAAATCCTAGATTGATTGATGATATATGCGATCGCATTGTCACCTGGAACCGCCGGGATGGCATGACATTTTTAATTATTGAACACAATATGGATGTGATTATGTCCTTGTGCGATCGTGTTTGGGTATTAGCAGAAGGGCAGAATTTGGCTGACGGTAATCCAGCAGAAATTCAAAACAATCAAAAGGTTCTAGAAGCCTATTTGGGAAAATAA
- a CDS encoding substrate-binding domain-containing protein, with protein MKKIANSMIIGILLLGLCSCNSVKSTDLKNSNSVTSLSKSQAKAVIKVGGSSSTVTVLKLLAQAYQSQNKNIEIEFVSNGQSEGAIAALKNDIIDIAGSSHKLKPEEDNGQIQYREIAQDLLLVATNNSVKGVSNLSTKQLKAIYQGDITNWQELGGADAKIVVLDRPEDESAKKLLRKYYLGEEKTTTKAVILNKEGELIETLQNTPNSIGAFSLAYSLINKLPINHLSLNGVAPKAQNFASGQYQMVRHIGILWDKTPSTSTQGFIDFIASKEGETVLQNNGFVPTK; from the coding sequence ATGAAAAAGATTGCTAATTCCATGATTATCGGTATCCTCCTTTTGGGGCTTTGCAGTTGCAATTCAGTTAAATCGACTGATTTGAAAAATTCTAACTCAGTTACTAGCCTAAGCAAGTCTCAAGCTAAAGCAGTTATCAAAGTAGGTGGTTCTAGTTCAACGGTAACTGTTTTAAAACTTTTAGCACAAGCTTATCAATCCCAAAATAAAAATATCGAAATTGAGTTTGTTTCCAATGGTCAATCGGAAGGAGCGATCGCAGCCCTCAAAAACGATATTATCGACATCGCTGGTAGCAGTCACAAACTCAAACCAGAAGAAGATAACGGTCAAATTCAATATCGAGAAATTGCACAAGATTTATTACTTGTTGCTACTAACAATAGTGTTAAAGGTGTTAGCAACCTCTCCACTAAACAATTAAAAGCAATTTATCAAGGTGACATTACAAATTGGCAGGAATTAGGCGGTGCTGATGCAAAAATTGTAGTTTTGGATAGACCCGAAGATGAATCAGCGAAAAAGTTATTGCGAAAATATTATTTAGGAGAAGAGAAAACCACAACTAAAGCTGTGATTTTGAACAAAGAGGGAGAATTAATTGAAACCTTACAAAATACTCCTAACTCCATCGGCGCTTTCTCTTTGGCTTATTCTCTAATCAATAAATTGCCTATTAATCATCTCAGTCTCAATGGTGTTGCTCCTAAAGCGCAAAACTTTGCCAGTGGTCAATATCAAATGGTGCGTCATATAGGTATTCTCTGGGACAAAACACCTTCAACATCTACTCAGGGTTTTATTGATTTTATTGCAAGCAAAGAAGGTGAAACAGTACTACAAAATAATGGTTTTGTCCCTACCAAATAA
- a CDS encoding sensor histidine kinase produces MLGLLILGNWFTDSLQQNFRQEIGSFAERVAQDFQDEQQTLETEIELITNRDMLSQAVKQRDQGLLLQILLPLKSVLKLDWIKVIDTQGNILVDLRNGSFHQANLLDKVITSTAIKGAHLVDLVDVEGGEQVLQVATNGIKSSAGVLGGIVIGNLVDDILLQQIAAGSSKHLIIHRQNSIVATTLSAAKVGNWQFPRSESPAEQITINNKKYLAKSITFTGASQSLTITVLYPISLLEVAQHKLWKHLGLLFLLGSSIVAVIGFLIAQTITRHLQAVTKVAQRVTQESNFDLQAPVTTQDEVGILAISFNQLIQQVKQLLAEQYQVNQKLEIYSQTLEEKVEERTQALRKKNTALSQTLQELRRTQSQLIQNEKMSSLGQLIAGIAHEINNPVNFIYGNLKYTDDYTQQLMQLLELYQKHYPSPEPEIQNAQKEADIAYLTEDLPKILTSMKIGASRIREIVLSLRIFSRLDEAEFKTTDIHEGIDSTLLILQHRIKSQNARPQITIIKEYGDIPKVQCFAGQLNQVFMNILANAIDALEEAFQKGLCPEPIISISSAQVDGNLFIHIADNGIGIPEAIQSHLFDPFFTTKPVGKGTGMGLSISYQIITEKHDGSLRCISSPGQGAKFVIAIPIR; encoded by the coding sequence ATGCTGGGCTTATTAATATTAGGAAATTGGTTCACCGATAGTTTGCAGCAGAATTTCCGTCAAGAAATTGGAAGTTTTGCTGAACGAGTTGCTCAAGATTTCCAGGATGAACAGCAAACTCTAGAAACGGAAATCGAACTAATTACTAATCGAGATATGCTGAGTCAGGCTGTTAAACAGCGCGATCAAGGTTTGTTGTTGCAAATATTACTACCACTCAAATCTGTTTTGAAATTGGATTGGATTAAAGTAATTGATACTCAAGGAAATATCCTTGTGGATTTACGAAACGGCTCTTTTCATCAAGCCAATTTATTAGACAAAGTAATTACTAGTACTGCTATTAAAGGAGCACATTTAGTAGATTTGGTAGATGTAGAAGGTGGAGAACAAGTTCTACAAGTGGCCACAAATGGGATTAAATCATCAGCAGGAGTTTTGGGAGGAATTGTCATTGGTAACTTAGTAGATGATATCTTACTACAACAAATTGCTGCGGGTTCTTCCAAACACCTAATTATCCATAGACAAAATAGTATAGTTGCAACAACCTTGTCAGCAGCCAAAGTAGGAAATTGGCAATTTCCTCGTTCTGAGTCACCTGCTGAACAAATAACTATTAATAACAAAAAATACTTAGCCAAAAGTATCACATTTACAGGAGCAAGTCAGTCTTTAACAATTACAGTGTTGTATCCCATCTCGCTGTTAGAGGTTGCTCAACATAAGTTATGGAAGCACTTAGGGCTGTTATTTTTGTTGGGAAGCAGTATTGTGGCAGTTATTGGTTTTTTAATTGCACAAACAATTACTCGTCATCTGCAAGCTGTTACAAAAGTTGCACAACGAGTCACCCAAGAATCGAATTTTGATCTCCAAGCTCCCGTAACGACTCAAGACGAAGTAGGAATCTTAGCTATTTCTTTTAATCAATTAATTCAACAGGTAAAACAACTATTAGCAGAACAATATCAAGTAAACCAAAAGCTAGAAATTTATAGTCAAACACTAGAAGAAAAAGTAGAAGAACGAACACAAGCGCTGCGGAAAAAAAATACCGCTCTTAGCCAAACTTTACAAGAACTCAGGCGTACCCAGTCCCAATTAATTCAAAACGAAAAAATGTCTTCTTTGGGACAGTTGATTGCTGGCATTGCCCATGAAATCAATAACCCAGTTAATTTCATCTACGGTAATCTCAAGTACACTGATGATTACACTCAACAGTTAATGCAGTTACTTGAACTTTATCAGAAACATTACCCTTCGCCAGAACCAGAAATTCAAAATGCCCAAAAAGAAGCTGATATTGCATATTTAACAGAAGATTTGCCGAAAATTTTGACTTCTATGAAGATTGGAGCTAGTCGCATCCGGGAAATTGTCCTCAGTTTGCGAATCTTCTCTCGTTTGGATGAAGCCGAGTTTAAAACTACTGATATCCATGAAGGGATTGATAGTACCCTATTAATTTTGCAACACCGAATCAAATCCCAAAACGCTCGCCCCCAAATCACAATAATCAAAGAGTATGGTGATATTCCTAAAGTCCAGTGCTTTGCAGGACAATTGAACCAGGTATTTATGAACATCTTGGCCAATGCCATCGATGCTTTAGAAGAGGCTTTTCAAAAAGGGCTTTGTCCAGAACCGATAATTAGTATTTCTTCAGCCCAAGTGGATGGAAATCTCTTTATTCATATTGCTGATAATGGTATAGGGATTCCAGAAGCAATCCAGTCTCATTTATTTGATCCCTTTTTCACTACAAAACCAGTTGGTAAAGGTACTGGTATGGGATTATCAATTAGCTATCAAATTATTACTGAAAAACATGATGGTTCGTTACGTTGCATTTCATCACCGGGACAGGGTGCAAAGTTTGTAATTGCCATCCCTATTCGATAA